One region of Pseudomonas sp. B21-040 genomic DNA includes:
- a CDS encoding acyltransferase, producing the protein MLDFLPAAVRGVIASLLLALNTILLCSFLFCVALVKVLPFAFTQRIAGWLMSHTHEAWISLNKGWMNLVRRTRWHLSGLQGLDYQHSYLITSNHQSWVDILVLQYVLNRRIQPLKFFLKQELIWVPVIGMAWWALGFPFMKRYSKAYLEKHPEKKGKDLETTRKTCAKFRNNPVGIFNFVEGTRFTEAKHAQQQSPFRYLLKPKAGGIAFVLDAMGEQLESIVNVTIHYPAGRPGFWDLLCGNVADVVVHFQELKISPQYIGKNYDQDGDYRLQFQGWINQLWLDKDALLEQMHREYPAK; encoded by the coding sequence ATGCTGGATTTCCTGCCTGCCGCCGTACGCGGCGTGATTGCATCGTTGTTGTTGGCACTGAACACCATTTTGCTCTGCTCCTTTCTGTTCTGCGTGGCACTCGTCAAGGTTTTGCCGTTTGCCTTCACGCAGCGGATTGCAGGCTGGTTGATGAGCCATACCCATGAAGCCTGGATCAGCCTCAACAAAGGCTGGATGAACCTGGTCCGCCGCACGCGCTGGCACCTCAGCGGCCTGCAAGGCCTGGACTATCAACATTCCTACCTGATCACCAGTAACCACCAGAGCTGGGTCGACATTCTGGTGCTGCAATACGTGCTCAACCGTCGTATCCAACCGCTGAAGTTCTTTCTCAAGCAGGAGCTGATCTGGGTGCCGGTCATTGGTATGGCCTGGTGGGCGCTGGGCTTTCCATTCATGAAGCGCTACTCCAAGGCCTATCTGGAAAAGCACCCGGAGAAAAAAGGCAAAGACCTGGAAACCACCCGCAAGACGTGCGCGAAGTTTCGCAATAATCCGGTGGGGATTTTCAACTTTGTCGAAGGCACGCGCTTCACTGAAGCCAAACATGCGCAGCAGCAATCACCGTTTCGCTACCTGCTCAAACCCAAGGCCGGCGGCATTGCCTTTGTGCTGGACGCCATGGGCGAGCAACTCGAATCCATCGTCAATGTGACCATCCACTACCCGGCCGGACGTCCCGGTTTTTGGGACCTGTTGTGCGGGAACGTGGCGGACGTGGTGGTGCATTTTCAGGAACTGAAAATCTCGCCGCAGTACATTGGCAAGAATTACGATCAGGACGGCGATTACCGATTGCAGTTTCAGGGCTGGATCAATCAGCTGTGGCTGGACAAGGATGCGTTGCTGGAGCAGATGCATCGCGAGTATCCGGCCAAGTGA
- the cysD gene encoding sulfate adenylyltransferase subunit CysD, protein MVDKLTHLKQLEAESIHIIREVAAEFDNPVMLYSVGKDSAVMLHLARKAFFPGKLPFPVMHVDTQWKFKEMYAFRDRMVEELGLDLLVHVNPDGVAQGINPLTHGSAKHTDIMKTEGLKQALDKYGFDAAFGGARRDEEKSRAKERVYSFRDTKHRWDPKNQRPELWNVYNGNVNKGESIRVFPLSNWTELDIWQYIYLEGIPIVPLYFAAERDVIEMNGTWIMIDDDRLLNHLSDEDKARIVKKKVRFRTLGDYPLTGAVESEAVTLTDIIQEMLLTRTSERQGRVIDHDGAGSMEEKKRQGYF, encoded by the coding sequence ATGGTCGACAAACTGACGCATCTGAAACAGCTGGAGGCCGAAAGCATCCACATCATCCGCGAGGTCGCCGCCGAGTTCGATAACCCGGTGATGCTGTACTCCGTCGGTAAAGACTCCGCCGTGATGCTGCACCTTGCGCGCAAGGCATTCTTCCCGGGCAAACTTCCGTTTCCGGTGATGCACGTCGACACCCAGTGGAAGTTCAAGGAAATGTACGCGTTCCGCGACCGCATGGTTGAAGAACTCGGCCTTGACCTGCTGGTGCACGTTAACCCCGATGGCGTCGCGCAGGGCATCAACCCGTTGACCCACGGCAGTGCCAAACACACCGATATCATGAAAACCGAAGGCCTCAAGCAGGCTCTCGACAAGTACGGTTTCGACGCCGCTTTCGGTGGCGCCCGTCGTGACGAAGAGAAGTCCCGTGCCAAAGAGCGCGTGTATTCCTTCCGCGACACCAAGCACCGCTGGGACCCGAAAAACCAACGTCCAGAGTTGTGGAACGTCTACAACGGCAACGTCAACAAGGGCGAATCGATTCGCGTGTTCCCGTTGTCGAACTGGACCGAACTGGACATCTGGCAGTACATCTACCTCGAAGGAATCCCGATCGTGCCGCTGTATTTCGCCGCCGAGCGCGACGTCATCGAGATGAATGGCACCTGGATCATGATCGACGACGATCGCCTGCTCAATCACCTGAGCGATGAAGACAAGGCGCGTATCGTCAAGAAGAAGGTCCGTTTCCGTACGCTGGGCGACTACCCGTTGACCGGTGCGGTCGAGTCCGAGGCTGTCACGCTGACCGACATCATTCAGGAAATGCTCCTGACGCGAACTTCCGAACGCCAGGGCCGGGTCATCGATCACGATGGCGCAGGCTCGATGGAAGAAAAGAAACGTCAGGGTTATTTCTAA
- the cysN gene encoding sulfate adenylyltransferase subunit CysN encodes MSHVSDLISEDILAYLGQHERKEMLRFLTCGNVDDGKSTLIGRLLHDSKMIYEDHLEAITRDSKKVGTTGDDIDLALLVDGLQAEREQGITIDVAYRYFSTAKRKFIIADTPGHEQYTRNMATGASTCDLAIILIDARYGVQTQTRRHSFIASLLGIKHIVVAVNKMDINGFDQSIFESIKADYLKFAEGIAFKPTTMAFVPMSALKGDNVVNKSERSPWYTGQSLMEILETVEIASDRNYTDLRFPVQYVNRPNLNFRGFAGTLASGVVHKGDEVVVLPSGKSSRVKSIVTFEGELEHAGPGQAVTLTMEDEIDISRGDLLVHADNLPQVTDGFDAMLVWMAEEPMLPGKKYDIKRATTYVPGSITSIVNRVDVNTLEEGPASALQLNEIGRVKISLDAAIALDGYASNRTTGSFIVIDRLTNGTVAAGMIIAQPVAPGSSTHHGKLAHVATEERAQRFGQQPATVLFSGLSGAGKSTLAYAVERKLFDLGRAVFVLDGQNLRHDLNKGLPQDRAGRTENWRRAAHVARQFNEAGLLTLAAFVAPSAEGREQAKELIGKERLLTIYVQASPTVCAERDPQGLYAAAGDNIPGDSFPYDVPLDADLVVDTQSLSLEESVKQVLDLLRQRGAI; translated from the coding sequence ATGTCGCACGTATCTGATTTGATCAGCGAGGACATCCTCGCCTACCTGGGCCAGCACGAACGCAAGGAAATGCTGCGCTTTCTGACCTGTGGCAACGTCGACGACGGCAAGAGCACCCTGATCGGGCGCCTGCTGCACGACTCCAAGATGATCTACGAAGATCACCTGGAAGCCATTACCCGCGACTCGAAGAAAGTTGGCACCACCGGCGATGACATCGACCTGGCATTGCTGGTCGACGGCCTGCAGGCCGAGCGCGAGCAAGGCATCACCATCGATGTCGCCTACCGGTATTTCTCCACCGCCAAACGCAAATTCATCATCGCCGACACCCCCGGCCATGAGCAGTACACCCGCAACATGGCCACCGGTGCGTCTACCTGTGACCTGGCGATCATCCTGATCGACGCCCGTTACGGTGTGCAGACCCAGACCCGTCGCCACAGCTTCATCGCCTCGTTGCTGGGTATCAAACACATCGTGGTGGCCGTCAACAAGATGGACATCAATGGCTTTGACCAAAGCATCTTCGAGTCGATCAAGGCCGATTACCTGAAGTTCGCTGAAGGCATCGCCTTCAAGCCGACCACCATGGCCTTCGTGCCGATGTCGGCCCTCAAGGGCGACAACGTGGTGAACAAATCCGAGCGCTCGCCGTGGTACACCGGCCAGTCGCTGATGGAAATTCTGGAAACCGTCGAGATCGCCAGCGATCGCAACTACACCGATTTGCGTTTCCCGGTGCAGTACGTCAACCGTCCGAACCTGAACTTCCGTGGTTTCGCCGGCACCCTGGCCAGCGGCGTTGTGCACAAGGGCGACGAAGTCGTTGTGCTGCCGTCGGGCAAGAGCAGCCGCGTGAAATCCATTGTCACTTTCGAAGGTGAGCTGGAGCATGCAGGTCCGGGTCAAGCGGTGACGCTGACCATGGAAGACGAGATCGACATCTCTCGCGGCGATCTGTTGGTACACGCCGACAACCTGCCGCAAGTGACTGACGGCTTCGACGCCATGCTGGTGTGGATGGCCGAAGAGCCGATGCTGCCGGGCAAGAAGTACGACATCAAGCGCGCCACGACATACGTGCCGGGTTCGATCACCAGCATCGTCAACCGCGTTGACGTGAACACCCTGGAAGAAGGCCCTGCCAGTGCCTTGCAACTGAACGAGATCGGTCGGGTCAAGATCAGCCTCGACGCGGCCATCGCGCTGGACGGTTACGCGAGCAACCGCACCACCGGTTCGTTCATCGTCATTGATCGCTTGACCAATGGCACCGTCGCCGCTGGCATGATCATCGCTCAGCCAGTGGCGCCGGGCAGCAGCACGCATCACGGCAAACTCGCACACGTCGCCACCGAAGAACGCGCCCAGCGCTTCGGCCAGCAACCGGCCACCGTGTTGTTCAGCGGCTTGTCAGGCGCTGGCAAAAGCACCCTGGCCTACGCGGTTGAACGCAAGCTGTTCGACTTGGGCCGTGCAGTGTTTGTGCTCGATGGCCAGAACCTGCGTCACGACCTGAACAAAGGTCTGCCACAGGACCGCGCCGGGCGTACCGAGAACTGGCGCCGTGCCGCGCACGTTGCGCGTCAGTTCAACGAAGCCGGTTTGCTGACCCTGGCGGCGTTCGTTGCCCCAAGTGCCGAAGGGCGTGAACAGGCCAAGGAACTGATCGGCAAAGAGCGTCTGCTGACGATTTACGTCCAGGCCTCGCCGACCGTGTGTGCCGAGCGTGATCCACAAGGCCTTTACGCGGCGGCTGGCGACAACATCCCGGGCGACTCCTTCCCGTACGACGTGCCGCTGGATGCCGACCTCGTGGTCGACACCCAATCGCTGTCGCTGGAAGAAAGCGTCAAGCAAGTGCTGGACCTGCTGCGTCAGCGCGGCGCGATCTAA
- a CDS encoding Nif3-like dinuclear metal center hexameric protein yields the protein MAVALSTLVEEADRYLASAKIADYCPNGLQVEGRPQVMRIVSGVTASQALLDAAVEAQADLVLVHHGYFWKGENPCITGMKQRRLKTLLKHDISLLSYHLPLDLHPDVGNNVQLARQLDITVEGPLDPDNLKVVGLVGSLSEPMTPRDFARRVQEVMGREPLLIEGSEMIRRVGWCTGGGQGYIDQAVLAGVDLYLSGEASEQTFHSARENDISFIAAGHHATERYGVQALGDYLARRFALEHIFIDCPNPI from the coding sequence ATGGCCGTCGCCCTGAGCACCCTGGTTGAAGAAGCCGACCGTTACCTCGCCAGTGCCAAGATTGCTGATTACTGCCCCAACGGTTTGCAGGTCGAGGGCCGGCCGCAAGTGATGCGTATCGTCAGCGGTGTCACCGCCAGCCAGGCGCTGCTGGACGCCGCCGTCGAAGCTCAGGCCGACCTGGTACTGGTGCATCACGGCTATTTCTGGAAGGGCGAGAACCCGTGCATCACCGGCATGAAGCAGCGTCGGTTGAAAACCTTGCTCAAGCACGACATCAGCCTGTTGTCCTACCATTTGCCGCTGGATCTGCACCCGGACGTGGGCAATAACGTGCAATTGGCCAGGCAGTTGGACATTACGGTCGAAGGGCCGCTGGATCCGGACAATCTGAAAGTCGTCGGCCTGGTCGGCTCGTTGAGTGAACCGATGACGCCGCGTGATTTCGCCCGCCGTGTCCAGGAAGTCATGGGCCGCGAGCCGCTGCTGATCGAAGGTAGCGAGATGATTCGCCGGGTTGGCTGGTGCACCGGTGGTGGCCAGGGGTACATCGATCAGGCGGTGCTCGCCGGTGTCGACCTGTACCTCAGTGGCGAAGCCTCCGAGCAGACGTTCCACAGCGCGCGGGAAAACGACATCAGCTTCATCGCCGCCGGCCATCACGCCACCGAGCGTTATGGCGTGCAGGCGCTGGGGGACTATCTGGCGCGACGCTTTGCGCTGGAACACATCTTCATCGATTGCCCCAATCCCATCTGA